TGTCGTGTGCCCCTCATAGTTGTTTCTTAGTAGCCAGCACATCCGATAATGCCGTCTGGCAACCCAATCCTTTCCAACTGACGCCTCATCCAGGGCTTCGATGGTGGCTTTCCATCTTAGACCTAGACGCCATAGATAAAGTCAGCGAGACCAACATGCGACTCATTGTGACATATGTCTTCAACGTATGATTTGAAGGAGGTAAAGGTGTTGGTGTTAGCAACGACATTTCGGATATGGCATCAGTCACCTTTAAGGAGCCATCTATTTCTTTACATGGGCTATTACCCAAATCATGTAACGATCTACGGTGAATACATGCTCATTCCGGATCTACAGTAGTAACAAGACCTCGTTCGCTGACAACTCCATAACTCCATACAGACTTGTTTCAATCTGACTCCACGAATATCATTTACGGACCATCATCGCCTGTGAGACAAGCGCAAACTTTCGTTTGACATGTGCAACATTGCCACTCAGTTCCCTTTCATTCAACTCTTCGAGCCCTTGAAGGTATCGAGTACGGATTCAGGTCATCAAGGTGTAGCTTTCACGACGGCTATTTACAGGCGTATTACTTGGGGGCCGATATTGCTTGGGACTGGTGCTATGGCTTTCAATGATCTCTTCAGTCTGCCTGTAGCTTGTCTTGACATTTCCTTCCTGACAATCGTGCTGATTGAGCCTGCTGTAGACCGGAGGTCGAGTTTCGTTGACTCATAGGTTTGTTCTGTGACCGACATGTCGGAGTCCGCCGTCGAGTTTCAGGCCTGCTACGTTGGCCTCTCTCGATGTAAGATCGTCCAACCGCGTTCTTATCTGGCAAAGAACTCAAGTCGCTGATGTCATCTTGAGTACCGACAATGTGCCGAGTTCCAGTCCTCCAAGCACTTTATCTTCAGATAATTGACGGTTCCATGAGAGCTCCCTCTGATGAAAGCGCCCTGTCCACGATATTTTGGCTGTGCGTGTTCCCCTCTACTGGTCTTGCCTCCTCCTTGGGTGTTGGATAGATGCGGTACTCCGTCTGCGAGCACGATGACCTTGTCCCTTCATATTGGTAGGGGTTATGTTCACGAAGCCCTTCGATTGATCCTTTCATCCTGCTGTGCAATTGATGTCGCTTTGCCATTGAGTCTCGTAGGCGTGAGCCCAGGGTGTCGAACAGGTGACTTTCGGGTTATGTTTTTTGAAGGCGTGTACAACAGGATTCACACTCTCGCCCGACAACAGGTCGGAGTGATGGATTTGGTTCGGTCGCCCGTCCGAGAAAGATCCCTTCTCGAAAAGACCGGATCGATCCATGGAGACTCACGGCTTCTGAAGCTCTTGGGAAAATCCAGGCGGATGAGATGTCAGTCCAAGAGTATGCTGAGTCTTTACTTGAGAGGATCAAGGCACGCGATGAAGACGTCAAAGCTTGGGCATACCTGGACAAGAAGAGGGTCCTGCAGGAAGCAAGACGTCTAGATAAGATCCCCAAGAAAAAGAGAGGACCTCTTCATGGACTTCCAATCGCTGTGAAGGATGTCATTTACACGAAAGGTAAGTTGACCAGGCTATATCCGACACTAAGATGGGGGCTTATTATTGTATAGACATGCCTACTCAGTTCAACTCGCCACTATACGATGGGCATTTTCCCGCGACAGATGCCGCTTCTGTACGAATTCTTCGTCATGCTGGTGCCCTTATCTTCGGTATGTTCTATATACGTCTTGCACACTTGCATCTAACAAGCTAGGTAAAACAACTACCACCGAGTTCGCTGCTATCCATGTCGGCCCCAAGACCCACAATCCTCATGACCCTCTACGCACTCCGGGCGGATCATCCAGCGGCTCCGGAGCCGCTGTTGCCGATTTCCAAGCCCCCGTGGCCCTTGGGACACAGACAGGCGGATCCATGATTCGTCCTGCATCATTCAATGGGATTTATGGGTTCAAACCAACCTGGAACTCCGTCTCTCGCGAGGGTCAGAAAATATACGCTCTGATGTACGACACTCTTGGATGGTATGGACGATGTGTCGAAGATCTGGTCCTTCTGGCCGACGTCTTTGCTCTtcaagatgacgaagacgaggatcGTTCTTTCCAAGGCATCGTAGGGGCACGTTTCGCAATCTGTAAGACGAGCATCTGGCCCATGGCTGGTCCTGGAACCCAAGATGCTCTCGCCCGCGCTGCAGATCTTCTTAGATCCCATGGCGCAGAAGTAcatgagcttgagcttccttCGGCATTCGATGATGTGCCAGAGTGGTATCGTATTGGGCTTCACACCGAGGGCCGTACCTCTTTCCTACCAGAGTATAGAGTTGGAAAAGACCAAATCGGCCAAGTCTTGATTGAGCACGTCGAGAACTCCGACAATTTCACTCGCAAGACGCAACTGATGGCTAGCGACAAATTGGCTGCCATGAGGCCTGTCTTCGACTTTATTGCCTCGCAGTATGCAGCAATCATCACGCCGAGTGTACCAGATGAGGCCCCCGTTGGTCTGGAGAGTACAGGAAGCCATGTTTTTTGCGCGATGTGGAGCGTAAGTGACAAACTGTGTACGAATCTTACAATGACTAACGATCGTGTAGGGCCTTCATGTCCCAGTCCTGAATGTGCCAGGCTTCAAGGGTGACCACGGCATGCCCATCGGCCTCTCCCTCGTCGCACCACGATATCGCGACCGTCACCTCTTGGAGGTCGGTAAAGCGGTCGGTGAAATCTTCGAAGCCGAAGGCGGTTGGGAGACGAAGATCGAGTAACGGAAGGAGACGGCGACAGGTTCAAGAATGGAAGCAAAAGAGACGCAAATATGTTTGCTCACTAAGGGATGTAATGCATGTATTATTGCCACACTTCTTCACTTGACGCTCGAGACCTAGTGGGTACAGTAACCTGTAGAACAAGCCAAAGAGTCCCCAAGTCTCTGGAGACAACTCATTGAAAACACACGTAGAAGAACATTTCTGTTCAAAGACTGGCAAAGCAGCAAGTATCAAGCTagatgtatgtatgtatgtatgtatgtatgtatgtgtATTTTTCGTCTGGGTGGCTGTAACGAAGCCAAATCTCCTACTGGAGCAAAagacgtgctgagctagcTAGGTACAGGATACCCCGCTTCCTTCACCATCCAGCATACCAATGGCACAAAAGGTGCTGTATTTCTCAAGCCCGTCACCCGTCAGCGGGTTCGAGGGCAATCTATTGTCGAACTTTTTCCACCGACCAGAATTCTCTCGCGCATCACTACATCTGCTGACGCAGTCCACAATCTCCAGTAACCAAGTTGTAGCTCGTAGTCGACTGTCGCGGCGGCAGGGAAAAACCTCGGGAAGGGATCAGAGGCCGACGGTGCGGCTTGCCTTTAAAGGAGAAAAACCCATCGCAATCGGCGTCGTTGATCGGAAGGATGTCGCTACGAATGCCCGGGGCATCGCCCTCCGATATCTAAGGCGTTCTGGTTCTGAGGTGCCGCCATTAGATCCGACAAAGGTGTTGTCAGAGAAGGCGAACTCTCCAAAATTCCTTCTCTGAAAACTGCTGTTAGGGAGCCGATAGCGTCCCCGCAGTTTTTGTGTGGTCGCGTGGCCTGCAGAAAATCCCGCTCCTAGCACCGCACTAACAGTGCGTGCCAAGAAAGAATTTTTACAGGAGAGAGTTGAGTATCAAGCTAGAGGGGTGATGGTGAGCGGCTGTAGGGTAGTTCCGACAAATGTGGAGCAAGCGTTATGGTAGCGGGGCCTGACAGTCTCGGTACACCTGGGCCATAGTTTAGCAATGCCTGGGGGTGGAAGACGCTGGCGCGAGTCCAAGTTTGGAAGGAAGCTTTTGCGCGACCTTGTGCTTGTAAACCCTTTATTCTCTACTTCTGCAAGGGTCACATTGCTGTAAGGATGATATGGGGGCGACACAGGCGATGAGGGGCTGATGTGAAATGACGCGGGCGGGGTCTTGATTTTGGGGTAAGTGATCCATCGCCTTCCCCCACTTCGCGTATTCTGAACGCGCTTTACCACGGATGCATTCCACATCAGACGCGTAGCACGAGGTGGCTCAAATGACTGCGCACGTTTCGCGTCGGCACCGGCATCTCCGTCAGAAACGGTGCGGCCGGTACCGTGGTACATTCGTCACACCAGTCCTTGTTATCTCTGAAGCTAGTCATTGCATTGAGTACACGAGAAGCGCTGGCTAACAGGAAAGACCCGAATCGGATTTTTCTAGATGTCCTTGACAGGGGCCAGGCCATTGTGTCCTATTTCCATTGCACGACAATGCAACATCATGAAGTCATAAAGGCGATCGAAATGAAACAAAGATGATAGCAAGCATCCTGATGAAATCAGTTCATACGAATAGCGGAACAGTATAATTGAGATTGGGCGCCTGTCATCCGTCGAGGGCGGAAATACTGGGGCATTGTAGACGGTGACCTGTCCAGCCTAGCCTAGTTAGGACTAGCCCTTCATCGTGCCTTTGTTGCTGGTTGGGTCAATGGTATCTTGTGTTTTTGGTGTCGCAGCATTCAAACCTGCGGCCTTGGGAAATAGCCTCGAATTTGTCTGTGACGTTGAACACTGCCCCGCCGCTTTCTTCGTCACCGGCTAGCTGTTGGGCCAAGAATTCGTCGTCAAGGCGAACGAGCCTATGCCACAACTCCAGTGAGCTTTTGCGGTCACAAGCAGCTGCAATGTGGCTGGGAATTCGGGGTTTCCAGGAGTACACCAGCAGGGATACCGGAGAACCAACCCCTTAATTGAATATATTTATGGGCTAGGGGCTCTAAGTTGTGGAAATGACTGAAACTCCGCTTCAAGTTGTCCAACATCCCCACGCTCCACGATCacttttcccttctttcgAATTACTCTTGTATCTCACAGGCTGCAATATCTCGGGAAAGCTCGTTGTGCCTTTCGATTTGATGCTTTACTTCCTTCGCCGTTCAATTCCAAGCGGCCTCAGTGTAGTCCACACGGCCTTCACATTCATGCCAAAATATTCGACATCGGAACTTTACAGCATGCCTGGCTACCAATTTTCTGATCGCACGTGCTTGTATCAACAGCAGAGATGCACACGCTCCCGTGGACTTCCTCGACGACGGAGACATACACAAGCCTTTGCACCTCGCAGAGATATGGTCTTCAAATTGCGCCGCATCCGGCCCACGATTCTAAACTTTCGCATATTTCTTGGCAAAAAGGGTGACGATATTCGGCGATCGTTAAGAGCCGGCGAGAAATGCATTTGGAAATCCAAACGCCTTCCCACTAAAGAGTTTGAAGAACACTGGCAGCCAGATCGAGTGTTTCAAAATCTGTTTACCGGGTATGACAGTCTCATACTTCAGTTGTTACGCAGCGGCATTACCGCCTTCTGTCAAATTTTTGAAGCTATCGGGATTTACTTTGACGATCAGTGGGATGTTTTTGACAACTTGTCCTTGGATATCGATAATTTGCCAGAGGACGAGAGAGTCAAGATTCAAACCCCAGACGTAAAAAGATGGCAGACGGAATGGAAGCGCATGACCACGAATTATGCTCTACTCGACGGCGACCAAAACTACGATTATGACATCATCCTAGCGCGTAGGACCAAGAGGCGATGGGCTTGGAACCGAGTATCGTCGCGAGAGGATCCCCAGAACACTCTTGCAAGAAGCTTTTACAGTCATTTCTAAACGCCGCCTTTCACCAAGCCAGATCAGCGCCGAGGATTCGTGACCATAGCTGATCCGTTGTAGTCAGTACTGACCTGACGTGATCACCACCGATCTCACAACGACCTCACTGATTACTACCAAGCACCTTCAGTATATAGAtcacattcatttgcacttcCATAGGTActagctcaccagctatcaataaaacttctttacaTTGAttaagcctaacacgcattgaATCTACCATCAAGAGACGTGACACTTCGACAGCGCgcagcatcacgccctacgcaATCTGCAAAcaataaacctagcacggcttagtttatccaTAATTGGGAACCACCGTCACAATTAGTTGTTAcatatattaaactttaaattttatttaaagttattgtttttattaatttttttttttcctaCGGCCGCAGACCCCACTTTCATCTCAAGATTGCGGCCTCAGGCGCACCAAGTTCCCTCAACACCTTCCCAGAAGAATAATTCACCTAACCTACCAGACGCCCGAAACCAACACATAATAGGACGAACCTTCCCCAAGGACCCCAACCGACCGCTATTTTCACCTCGCATGTGACCATTGGGCTCCGATCACTTACAGGCGTTTTGCCTTGCACGCATCCTTGATACTTCCTGCTTCCTCTATCGCCCAATCAATCTAAATTATCGCGACCACTCGAAAGTGATGTACATTTTTGTGCGTGAGCTTGCCCCTGACCTATCCATCACTACACCTTCTTTTTCCATCGCCGAGGAAGCCTCTCTTTGTTTATAGCGGCCGAGAAAGCTTCGGGGCCGGACATAGGCACTTTACTTTAGGCACTTTTAGGCAAGGGGACAACTCACCGCAGCATGAGGCTGACAGGTCGTATTGTGGAACCCACGGCAAGAAAGAAGACTGTGTGACACCGATGACACGGCGAAGACTCGCCTCGTACGACCAGGCCCTGCACAAGCCTTCCACCT
This genomic interval from Fusarium oxysporum f. sp. lycopersici 4287 chromosome 3, whole genome shotgun sequence contains the following:
- a CDS encoding hypothetical protein (At least one base has a quality score < 10) is translated as MTETPLQVVQHPHAPRSLFPSFELLLYLTGCNISGKLVVPFDLMLYFLRRSIPSGLSVVHTAFTFMPKYSTSELYSMPGYQFSDRTCLYQQQRCTRSRGLPRRRRHTQAFAPRRDMVFKLRRIRPTILNFRIFLGKKGDDIRRSLRAGEKCIWKSKRLPTKEFEEHWQPDRVFQNLFTGYDSLILQLLRSGITAFCQIFEAIGIYFDDQWDVFDNLSLDIDNLPEDERVKIQTPDVKRWQTEWKRMTTNYALLDGDQNYDYDIILARRTKRRWAWNRVSSREDPQNTLARSFYSHF
- a CDS encoding amidase (At least one base has a quality score < 10) codes for the protein MSVQEYAESLLERIKARDEDVKAWAYLDKKRVLQEARRLDKIPKKKRGPLHGLPIAVKDVIYTKDMPTQFNSPLYDGHFPATDAASVRILRHAGALIFGKTTTTEFAAIHVGPKTHNPHDPLRTPGGSSSGSGAAVADFQAPVALGTQTGGSMIRPASFNGIYGFKPTWNSVSREGQKIYALMYDTLGWYGRCVEDLVLLADVFALQDDEDEDRSFQGIVGARFAICKTSIWPMAGPGTQDALARAADLLRSHGAEVHELELPSAFDDVPEWYRIGLHTEGRTSFLPEYRVGKDQIGQVLIEHVENSDNFTRKTQLMASDKLAAMRPVFDFIASQYAAIITPSVPDEAPVGLESTGSHVFCAMWSGLHVPVLNVPGFKGDHGMPIGLSLVAPRYRDRHLLEVGKAVGEIFEAEGGWETKIE